GTTCGAGGAACAGGTGACCACCGACGTCGCCGTGGCTTCCGTGATGTGGGTGAACAACGAGATGGGAGCCATCCAACCGGTGCCCGAGCTGGGCGAGCTGGCGCGCGCGCGCGGTGTCGTCTTTCACACCGACGCCGTGCAGGCATTCTCGAAGCTGGAGATCGACGCGTCTCGAATGCCCTTCGACATCCTGTCCATCTCGGGACACAAGATCGGCGCGCCCAAGGGGTGCGGCGCGCTCTTCATCCGGCGCGGCACCCGCATCGAACCGCTCTTCCACGGCGGGTCGCAGGACCGTGGACGCCGTCCCGGCACCGAGAATGTCGCGTTCGCCGTGGCCCTGGCCACCGCGGCCGAACTGGCCGTGCGCGAGCATGCGGTGGAGTCCGTTCGTCTGCGCACGTTGCGCGACCGGCTGCAGGCGCTGCTCGAGGAGCGCATTCCCGACGTCGTGGTACACGCGCGCAATGCGCCGCGCGCCCCGCACATCCTCAACGTGTCCGTTCCCGGCACCGAGAGCGAGTCGCTGCTCATGGCGCTCGACCTCCAGGGCATCGCCTGTTCGGGTGGTTCGGCGTGCCAGAGCGGCACCAGTTCACCGTCGTACGTGCTCTCGGCCATCGGGGTCAAGCCGCAACTCGCCAGCGCGGCCATCCGCATGAGTCTGGGCGTCCTCACGACCCAGGCCGACATCGAGCGCGTGGCCGAAGTCTTTCCCCGGCTCGCCGCCAAGGCGCGCGGCGCGGCCGCGGCCTGACGAAGGGAGCCGGGGCGTGAGAGAGCGTGTGCTGGTCGCCATGTCGGGCGGCGTCGACTCGTCGGTCGCCGCGGCGATGCTCGTCGAGCAGGGCTACGACGTCGTCGGCGCGACGATGAAGCTCTTCTGCTACGGCGATGAGATCGTCGACCGCCCCTGCTGCTCCCTCGATTCGATCGACGACGCGCGCCGCGTGTGCGAATCGCTGGGCGTGCCGCACTACGTGCTCAACCTCGAGAGCGCGTTCTCGCACGACGTGATCGACGACTTCGTGAGCGAGTACGCGCGCGGGCGTACGCCCATTCCCTGCGTGCGCTGCAACACGTTCACCAAGTTCCGCGACCTCGTGCACAAGGCCGACGGCATCGACGCGCGCTGGATCGCCACCGGCCATTACGCGCGCGTGGTGGACGGCGTACTGCACCGCGGCGTCGACCCGTCCAAGGACCAGTCGTACTTCCTCTGGGGCATCGACCGCGAGGTACTCGTACGCATGCTCCTGCCGGTCGGGACGCAGACCAAGTCCGAGACGCGCGCCGTGGCACGCCGGCTGGGCCTCGAGGTCGTGGCCGACAAGCTCGAGAGCCAGGACATCTGCTTCGTGCCCGACGGCGACCATACGAAGATCATCCGCTCAACGCTCGGGCCGGACGCACCCAGCCTATCGCGCGGTCCATTCGTGCTCTCGAATGGCGAGGTCGTGGGCGGCCACGACGGCCACGCACGATTCACCATCGGCCAGCGCCGCGGGCTCCCCGGCGGATTCGCCGAGCCGATGTTCGTGACCGCCATCAGGCCGGCCGACCGCGCGGTGGTGATCGGCCCGCGCGAGGAGCTACTGGGCAGCGGGCTCGTGGCGCGCGGCGTGAACTGGCTCGTCGATCCGCCCGCCGTGGGCTCGCGCGTCGACGTGCAGGTGCGCCACCGCGCGGCTCCCGCGCCGGCCGAGGTCGTGCGCCTGGACGGTGACGAGATCGAGCTGGCGCTGGACGAGCCGGTGAGCGCCATCACGCCGGGCCAGTCGGCGGTGTTCTACGCTCGCGACGTACTCCTCGGCGGGGGGTTGATCGAAACCGCGGCGCGGATGATGCTGCCGATCATTGCGTAGGAGAGTAGGACAGGAGGACGGATAGGTGCGGAACGCCGTCTACCGTCATCCGCTCCTGCCGTCCTACCCTCCTTCCGGTCTTCAGTACTTCAGTCCCCCCGCTTCGGCAAACTCGCGCATCATCTTTTCCTGCTCGGGGCTGAGCTTTTCCGGCACCGTGACTTCCACCTGCACGATCAGGTCGCCGCGGGCGCCTTCCTTCTCGATCCCCTGCGCCTTCACGCGGAAGCGCTTGCCCGACGGCGTGCCGGCGGGAATGCGGATGGCCACCTTGCGGCCGTCGAGGGTGCGCACGCCAACCTTGGAGCCGAGCGTGGCCTGGGCGATGTTGATCGGCACTTTGGCCACGAGGTCCAGCCCCTCGCGGGCGTAGA
This DNA window, taken from Gemmatimonadaceae bacterium, encodes the following:
- a CDS encoding cysteine desulfurase family protein, whose product is MPAPIYLDHSATTPVRPEVLEAMQPFFGPRFGNPSSIHRWGRDARVALDEARERVARCVGAHADEICFTSGGTEADNLAVLGAWRAARAAGRTAVVSTPIEHKAVLEAVHTAAQEGAEERLLRMTGDGVVDRASFEEQVTTDVAVASVMWVNNEMGAIQPVPELGELARARGVVFHTDAVQAFSKLEIDASRMPFDILSISGHKIGAPKGCGALFIRRGTRIEPLFHGGSQDRGRRPGTENVAFAVALATAAELAVREHAVESVRLRTLRDRLQALLEERIPDVVVHARNAPRAPHILNVSVPGTESESLLMALDLQGIACSGGSACQSGTSSPSYVLSAIGVKPQLASAAIRMSLGVLTTQADIERVAEVFPRLAAKARGAAAA
- the mnmA gene encoding tRNA 2-thiouridine(34) synthase MnmA, whose amino-acid sequence is MRERVLVAMSGGVDSSVAAAMLVEQGYDVVGATMKLFCYGDEIVDRPCCSLDSIDDARRVCESLGVPHYVLNLESAFSHDVIDDFVSEYARGRTPIPCVRCNTFTKFRDLVHKADGIDARWIATGHYARVVDGVLHRGVDPSKDQSYFLWGIDREVLVRMLLPVGTQTKSETRAVARRLGLEVVADKLESQDICFVPDGDHTKIIRSTLGPDAPSLSRGPFVLSNGEVVGGHDGHARFTIGQRRGLPGGFAEPMFVTAIRPADRAVVIGPREELLGSGLVARGVNWLVDPPAVGSRVDVQVRHRAAPAPAEVVRLDGDEIELALDEPVSAITPGQSAVFYARDVLLGGGLIETAARMMLPIIA